In a genomic window of Streptomyces katrae:
- the lspA gene encoding signal peptidase II: protein MAEAERIIGTPEVGDNAEPQSEPAVPRGRRRRIAALLVVAVLAYLLDLGSKMLVVSRLEHRPPIEIVGNLLKLDAIRNPGAAFGFGGAFTIIFTLIAATVIVVIVRLARKLYSLPWAIALGLLLGGALGNLTDRIFRSPGVFRGAVVDFIAPAHFAVFNLADSAIVCGGILIVLLSFKGLDPDGTVHKD from the coding sequence GTGGCAGAGGCGGAGCGCATCATCGGTACGCCGGAGGTCGGGGACAACGCCGAGCCGCAGTCGGAGCCCGCCGTGCCCCGGGGGCGGCGGCGGCGGATCGCGGCGCTGCTGGTCGTGGCGGTGCTGGCGTACCTGCTCGACCTCGGCAGCAAGATGCTGGTCGTGTCCCGGCTGGAGCACCGGCCGCCGATCGAGATCGTCGGCAACCTGCTGAAGCTCGACGCGATCCGCAACCCCGGCGCGGCCTTCGGCTTCGGCGGGGCCTTCACGATCATCTTCACCCTGATCGCGGCGACCGTGATCGTGGTGATCGTGCGGCTGGCCCGCAAGCTGTACAGCCTGCCGTGGGCGATCGCCCTGGGCCTGCTGCTGGGCGGCGCGCTGGGCAACCTGACCGACCGGATCTTCCGCTCGCCGGGCGTGTTCCGGGGGGCCGTCGTCGACTTCATCGCGCCGGCCCATTTCGCCGTGTTCAACCTCGCCGACTCGGCGATCGTGTGCGGCGGGATCCTGATCGTCCTGCTGTCGTTCAAGGGCCTGGACCCGGACGGCACCGTCCACAAGGACTGA
- a CDS encoding RluA family pseudouridine synthase: MSTIPEIRTLPVPDGLEGERVDAAIARMFGFSRTKAAELAAEGKVSVDGSVVGKSERVHGGAWLEVEMPAPPRPVELVAEPVPGMEIIHDDDDVVVIMKPVGVAAHPSPGWTGTTVIGGLAAAGYRISTSGASERQGIVHRLDVGTSGLMAVAKSERAYTSLKNQFRERVVDKRYHALVQGHPDPMSGTIDAPIGRHPSADYKWAVTQDGKPSVTHYDLIEAFRAASLLDIKLETGRTHQIRVHMSAHRHPCVGDLTYGADPTVAKRLGLTRQWLHAVRLGFEHPADGQWVEFESTYPADLQHALDVIRAESQ, translated from the coding sequence GTGAGTACGATTCCCGAGATCCGCACCCTGCCCGTTCCCGATGGCCTGGAAGGCGAGCGCGTCGACGCCGCGATCGCCCGTATGTTCGGTTTTTCCCGGACGAAGGCGGCCGAACTGGCGGCGGAGGGGAAGGTCTCGGTCGACGGCAGTGTCGTCGGCAAGTCCGAGCGCGTGCACGGCGGGGCCTGGCTGGAGGTCGAGATGCCCGCTCCGCCGAGGCCGGTCGAGCTGGTGGCCGAGCCGGTGCCGGGCATGGAGATCATCCACGACGACGACGACGTCGTGGTCATCATGAAGCCGGTCGGCGTCGCCGCCCATCCCAGCCCCGGCTGGACCGGCACCACCGTCATCGGAGGCCTGGCCGCGGCCGGCTACCGGATCTCCACCTCGGGCGCGTCCGAGCGGCAGGGCATCGTGCACCGCCTCGACGTCGGCACCTCCGGCCTGATGGCCGTGGCCAAGTCGGAGCGCGCGTACACCTCGCTGAAGAACCAGTTCCGCGAGCGGGTCGTGGACAAGCGGTACCACGCGCTGGTGCAGGGGCACCCGGACCCGATGAGCGGCACCATCGACGCGCCGATCGGGCGGCACCCGAGCGCGGACTACAAGTGGGCGGTGACGCAGGACGGCAAGCCGTCGGTCACGCACTACGACCTGATCGAGGCGTTCCGGGCGGCGTCGCTGCTGGACATCAAGCTGGAGACGGGGCGTACGCACCAGATCCGCGTGCACATGTCGGCGCACCGGCACCCGTGCGTCGGCGACCTGACCTACGGGGCCGACCCGACGGTCGCGAAGCGGCTGGGGCTCACGCGGCAGTGGCTGCACGCCGTGCGGCTGGGCTTCGAGCACCCCGCCGACGGGCAGTGGGTGGAGTTCGAGAGCACCTACCCCGCCGACCTCCAGCACGCCCTGGACGTCATCCGGGCCGAAAGCCAGTAG